Below is a genomic region from Microbulbifer sp. ALW1.
CCTGGCCACAATCATCCCAATACATCGATCATTTTGACGAACCGACCCTTTCCCCGCAGTGGCAGACACTGCGCGAGCCCGCGGAAGCGTCCTGGTGTTCACTCTCCCAAAGAGCGGGTCACCTTCGCCTGACCGGTCGCCATTACCTGGCGTCCAGATTTGATCAGAGCCTGCTGGCGCGACGAATTGAACACCACCGGATGCGCGCGGAAACCCGCGTGGACTTTCACCCGGAATCGCCGATGGAAATGGCGGGGCTGGTGGTCTACTACGACAATACCAACTACTACTTCCTCAAGATCACAAGCGAAGACAACGGCAAAAAAATTGTGCAGGTTTGCGCATCCATCGCCGGCGCATACAGCGAGCCCGGCGGGGCGGGACAGAAAGGGGAAAAGGCGATCATTGAAAACAGTGACCCGCTGTATCTACGGGTAACCCTGGATACCCAGTGGTACCAGTTCAGCTATTCCACCGACGGGCGCCACTGGGCAAATATTGGCCCGCGCCTGAACAGCACACCACTATCCGACGAGTACGGGAACCTGATTTTCAAGTTTACCGGCAGCATGGTGGGAATCTTCGCCTGCGATGTAAATGAGCAGGGCAGATACGCAGACTTCAGCCATTTCTCTTATCAACAGCTCGCAGAAGAAAGCACGGTTGGCGAACCTGACACTGTACAGGAATCCGTTGCGCTGGAAGTCGTATCATGAAATCCGTGCTCACTCATCACCTCAGAGATCACCTCAGAAATCGTATCCGTATTTTCCCCCTGATAGCGGCAACCCTACTTCTTGTTGTTGGCTGCGACCGCGGGGAAAGTACGTCTCAGCCTCAATCCCCGAGCACAAAGATGTCATCGGCCGACGAAGCTGCGGCCAAAAACGGTCACCGCTTCTCCGCAATGTTTGTTCCCGAGGAACAGCGGCAATTGTTGTTTATCGGCCAGGATCGCAAGTCCATCGACGGTTACGTCAATAGCGGGCATTTCCCGGCGCCGGGAGGCGTCACGGCTTATATCGTCCCGATTTATGAGCTGCGCAACCCTGACAAGTATTTCGGTGGAATGGGCCTCGATAATAACCTGCAACCCACAGAGCGCGCTGCGGATTGGGGCGGCGGTCCCGCCAATGCCTGGAAGCTGGCGAAAGATTTTCCGGATTCCGCACTGGCCATCGGTCTCGATATCAATGAATCCTTCCGCGCAAACGGATTGTCGGAAATTGCCGATGGGAAGTTCGATGCAGAGATCGACAAGCTGGCCGCTTTTATCCGGCTGGCAGAATCCCCGGTTTTTCTGCGCATCGGCTACGAGTTCGACGGTGTCTGGAATCAGGGGTACGAGAAAGCCAGCGAGTATGTGGCGGCCTGGCGGCACATCGTAGATCGAATCCGTCACCCCGGTGGCGACCAGCTGGGGCCCGACAATGTCGTTTTTGTCTGGCAGGGTTCCGCTTCTCCTGCGGATGACGCCATCGAAGGTAAGTTCGAGGGCGATATCGGCATCTGGTATCCGGGCGACAGCTATGTGGACTGGATAGGCCTGTCCTGGTTCCTGTTAATCGATGAATCCGGCATACACCCGAAAATTCCCAGGCAGCAGATGGCCACCCAGCGCCAGCTGGCGGATCAGATTCTCAATTTTGCCCGCGCCCACAGCAAACCGGTGTTTGTTGCCGAGTCGGCGCCACAGGGTTACGACCTGAAGCAACAGTTCAATGCCAATATCAATGTAATGATCGATGGCCCAGCCGCCGAGAACAAGGTAGCCGCCTCTGGTGAACAGATATGGCAGCAGTGGTTTGCGCCCTACTTTGATTACATGCACGAAAACCGGGACATTATCCGCGCCGTCGCCTACATCAATTGCAACTGGGATGAGCAACCCATGTGGGGCCACCCATACGACAACGGCTTCTGGGGCGACACCCGGGTCGAAACCAACCCGATCATCCGCGATTACTGGTTACAGGAAATTCAAAAACCACACTGGGTGCACGCACACAAGCAAAGCCTGGCGCACTCACCGGATCAACAAGCGGCGCGATGACATCACGCGTGCAACAGTATTAATCGAGGTTAGCAATTATGGATATCAAGGCACTGGCTGCCCAGTTTTGGGATCAGGGCTATCTGGTTCTCGAGGATTTTTTCCCTTCGGCGTTAATGGATAACTATCAGCAGCTGATTCTGGACCATTTCGGCGAGAACCCGGAATTTGTGCACAACGATGAGTTCCTGGAAAAGTCAGCCACCCAGGTGATTCCCTGGTTTCCGCAACGGGAAGGCTGTGATGCTTTCGACATTGCAGAACAGGACCATCGACTGAAAGTACTGACCGAGGAAATTCTTGGTGCTGGCTGGTACTCCCAGTACAGCATGGTGATGTTCTCCCGTCAGGGCACCAAGGGACAGGCCTGGCATCAGGACTGCCGCACCGATGACCCGAACCTGTTTAATGTGAACCGGCTGATCTATACCGCTGATATCACCGATGAAATCGGCGGCCAGACGCTGGTAGTACCCGGCTCGCACAAACGCGGCACCATTTCTACCGGCCCGGTGGATGAGGATTTTTCCGATCAGGTGGTTCTGAAACCGAAGAAAGGCACCCTGGTATTACTGCACGGCCATACCTGGCACCGGGTGTTGCCGGTTTCGGGAAAATACCGGGTTTCCACCAATTACCGCTGCGCCTCCCTGGGCACCCCGGAAGACATTACCGATATTTGTGTATATCGAAATATGCGCTACCAATTCTCTACCAGCGAAGTGATCGAGGACCGCTTGCTGGCCATATAAAGTGATATGAGGTGATATTCAGGTACATGTGCAGGCTGCACGGCTTGAATTCACCTCTCATTTTCTCGCTTTTGATTTACCCGGCTTATACCCCGTTATCTACGGATAAGCTGGGCTCCCTGCCCTCGCGCACGGAACCATTTGGTGATGATCACCTTTTCCCCGCGCACAACCGGCATGCCCCAGTGGATACTGTCCGGGTTTGGCGATCCATCCGTGTTCAGGCTATTCCAGATCAAGGCACAGCCGGCTTGCGGGACAAAACTTTTCTGCAACCGGGTAAACCGGGTTTCCCCGCCATCGCAGTCGTCGTTCAGATAGATCATAAATGTCCAGGTGCGCTGGCCGCGCTCACTGGCGAACCGCTGATATTCCTCGCTGCCCGGCTCGAAATAATCTGTATGCGGCTTGAATTGCTGCCCCTGCCGATACCACTGTGCCTGAATGGATTCCGAATACGCAGGGTTGATACCGAGGGAATGACAGATGCGCCGATCGAGCTCCTGCGCCAGGGGGCTCTCCATCAGTCCGAGGTCACAGGTGCAACTGGTTCGAAAGTCACGGTACTGGTCCATGGCATTGGTGGTCGTGGACGGTCGCAGGTGGGGCCTGACCAGATCAATGATCTGCCGACATTCATCGGCAGTGAGAAAATTTTCCCACAGGAAAAGTTGCAGGCGACCGCCTGTATTAATCGGTAACGCGCCCAGTGGTTGCGCGCCGGAAGCTTCGATTTCGGTGGCCGTGGAGGTGTAACTTCTATCGGCCCGTTGCGCTGCATTAGCGGAAGCAAGCCGGGGATTTACCGGCCAGTAATTCAGTGTGCGCGCCACCAGGTCGGGACAGAAATCGTGGCCAATCAATATCCGGTAGAGCTCAGCCGTTTCACAGCCACGGTTGATATTGGTCTGGATCCAGTCGCGCCAGCTGACATCAAATTGGGTGATCGCCATCGCTCTTCGCCTGTCTCTTTATTATTTTTAAATGAGCGCCCGGCCCCGTTGGCGACGCCAACGGAACCGGGCAGCTACTTTATTCCGACAGAATAAACCCATTCCCCTCTGTAATCAGTGACTTGAAGTGCGCTTTTACCGTCGAGTCCATCTGCACCCGGGTATCCGAGTACTTGAAGTAGTTCTGCCCGGCCTGGTCCTGCGC
It encodes:
- a CDS encoding glycoside hydrolase family 26 protein; translation: MSSADEAAAKNGHRFSAMFVPEEQRQLLFIGQDRKSIDGYVNSGHFPAPGGVTAYIVPIYELRNPDKYFGGMGLDNNLQPTERAADWGGGPANAWKLAKDFPDSALAIGLDINESFRANGLSEIADGKFDAEIDKLAAFIRLAESPVFLRIGYEFDGVWNQGYEKASEYVAAWRHIVDRIRHPGGDQLGPDNVVFVWQGSASPADDAIEGKFEGDIGIWYPGDSYVDWIGLSWFLLIDESGIHPKIPRQQMATQRQLADQILNFARAHSKPVFVAESAPQGYDLKQQFNANINVMIDGPAAENKVAASGEQIWQQWFAPYFDYMHENRDIIRAVAYINCNWDEQPMWGHPYDNGFWGDTRVETNPIIRDYWLQEIQKPHWVHAHKQSLAHSPDQQAAR
- a CDS encoding phytanoyl-CoA dioxygenase family protein; this translates as MDIKALAAQFWDQGYLVLEDFFPSALMDNYQQLILDHFGENPEFVHNDEFLEKSATQVIPWFPQREGCDAFDIAEQDHRLKVLTEEILGAGWYSQYSMVMFSRQGTKGQAWHQDCRTDDPNLFNVNRLIYTADITDEIGGQTLVVPGSHKRGTISTGPVDEDFSDQVVLKPKKGTLVLLHGHTWHRVLPVSGKYRVSTNYRCASLGTPEDITDICVYRNMRYQFSTSEVIEDRLLAI
- a CDS encoding 2OG-Fe(II) oxygenase codes for the protein MAITQFDVSWRDWIQTNINRGCETAELYRILIGHDFCPDLVARTLNYWPVNPRLASANAAQRADRSYTSTATEIEASGAQPLGALPINTGGRLQLFLWENFLTADECRQIIDLVRPHLRPSTTTNAMDQYRDFRTSCTCDLGLMESPLAQELDRRICHSLGINPAYSESIQAQWYRQGQQFKPHTDYFEPGSEEYQRFASERGQRTWTFMIYLNDDCDGGETRFTRLQKSFVPQAGCALIWNSLNTDGSPNPDSIHWGMPVVRGEKVIITKWFRARGQGAQLIRR